The Cucurbita pepo subsp. pepo cultivar mu-cu-16 chromosome LG05, ASM280686v2, whole genome shotgun sequence nucleotide sequence TTCGATTCGTTGTTTTCcgtattatttttcttccacaTTTCCGATCGGAATTGTGTGTGATGGTTGGATGACTAGGCGTTGATTCGATCGCCGCGGATCTGAAGGATCAGAAACTTACGGTGGTTGGATCGATGGACGCGGTGGCGATTGtgaaaaagttgaagaaagtAGGTAAAGTGGATATTATATCAGTCGGACCTGcaaaggaagagaagaaggaagagaagaaggaagaaaagaaggaagagaagaaagaggagaagaagtAAAGTAGAAGCCAAAAAGTACACAATTCCTTTactctttctttcaatttttattttccatatatatatatatatatatattttttttttttttttttttttttttttttttaattttaattttaattttaattttgttattctaaataattcaAAGTTGGTCCAAGATAAATCATGCAAAAATGGCCCATTGCAttcattaatcaaatttaaaattaataaaggatttatattcaaatataaatatatggctaaattaataaaatataaactaattttaagtACTCTATAattgttaatatttatattaaaattttcaaaaataccttttttttcaaaaatttcattaattctcttaaaactttttttagtttaaaaatattattacagtGTTCCAaaattacttataaattctaaaaaagtaacaataaaaaaatttaaaactttattttacgaaagcgttttttaaaatttagggtattttttttaaaaaaaatttaggtagagtgtattaaatttaagagtatttttaaaacaaaatattaattttctaaaattaattataagaatatttcaagaaaagaaaaaattaaaattttaggaacatttttttatgacaaaatatataacatattAGCGGAGAAACAATCTGAACTGAAATCCTGGTCAATTGGCCCCTAAGTAGAACAGCTCCAACCACACCACGACAAGTGTCACCGCCTCTCAAACTCTAAACTTCCACGTGGCGTGCAACCCTTTTAAATGGGTAGACCATATTTAGATCCAAACTTCCCTACAAAAATCACGACCAGATTGCTCATAATCaacaataacaattttattcACCAAACCCTTTCTCACCTTTCCAACTCTTTTCGACCAAAATGGCAGACAGCTCTCAAAGTTTGAGCTACCAAGCTGGAGAAGCCAAAGGCCAAGCCCAGGTTCACTTCGCCCCTGTTTTCTTAAGTGCTTGGTGGTCGTTTAATCGATGATGGCTAACATATTGCTTTATATGATTGTGTAGGAGAAGGCGAGTAATTTGATGGACAAGGCAAGTGATACACTCCAATCAACCAAGGAGTCGATACAAGAGGCCGGACAACAGATAGCGGCCAAGGCTCACGGTGCTGCTGATGCTCTTAAAGACGCCACTACCTTTAACAAATGAAGCTTCATCAAATTAGCTTAGGCTTTCATGAATAAAGGCTTTATCATCCGAATGGAAACATCGtattaattttctctttaaacgttgaattttgttgaattgCACTTCTATTCGATAtatgaaatagaaaatttgaatcttgTCGCTGAAATCTATGTTTTAAGCTAGTTAAATTATGTTTGTCACTACTAGAGCACGTGATTGCTCAAAGAATTGGAGCACGTGGCTAAAACCACGGTGTTGGGGATTTAAATCCTTCTTCACCCACAATCATACTTTTCCTAAAAGTAAGAAAACCATGATTAGAATAGCGGACCAACCTAGCTATGTTAGGCTCTTTAACCATTATTGTAGCTGACCATATGTATGCGATGCCCCCTTGTTCGTATCTAGCTACTGACTATGGTACACAACTTTCATTGTTCATATCTAGCTACTGACTATGGTACACAACTTTCATTGTTCATATCTAGCTACTGACTATGGTACACAGTATAAATATCatactataaattaaatatagtataCCCAACTcgaatatgtatatatttgcTTGTTTtagcaaataataaaaatgtgtCCATTGTCTATGTTGCCGTGTAAGCTAGTATTCCTAGATGTTTATTTCTagatatttataaatacatttattgaaattttctattaatgagtgaattaatgataaaatttaaatgccaataaaaatttgtattcaACAGCGAACTAATTTTCACAGGCACAAATTAtgaacatttaattaaatgataaaacaGTCGATGTGGGAATCGAGTAGATTTGGCACTGCCTGTTCCCATTAAAACACGCAAAGTTTTTAGTCCTATTTATCTAACgtctcaaaatcaaaataaatgggTTGAATTTTGGAGTAATATAAATTTggctttttgtttttatttcaattttaaaaaataaaaaatgaagaattcgGATTGGGAATTTGTTTGGCATGAGCATTTTGGCTGTTGTTGCGTGCCCTTTATAAACCCCCCCGATGGCATGCGGATGCGTCACTGTTCTTCATAAACATAATACATTTACATTCCCCCCACCTCCTTTCTCTGTTCTACACGGCTTTTCCTCATATCTCACCAAAATGGctcaggttcttcttctttatctctctctctctctgattcCTCCGcctctgtttttctctctccttccacGGATTTCTTTCTGATTTCGAGATTCGCAGAAAGTGGTGCTGAAGGTAATGACGATGACGGACGACAAATCGAAGCAGAAAGCAATCGAAGCCGCTGCCGACATCTACGGTTCGTTTCCGATTCGATTCGTTGTTTTCcgtattatttttcttccacaTTTCCGATCGGAATTGTGTGTGATGGTTGGATGACTAGGCGTTGATTCGATCGCCGCGGATCTGAAGGATCAGAAACTTACGGTGGTTGGATCGATGGACGCGGTGGCGATTGtgaaaaagttgaagaaagtAGGTAAAGTGGATATTATATCAGTCGGACCTGcaaaggaagagaagaaggaagagaagaaggaagaaaagaaggaagagaagaaagaggagaagaagtAAAGTAGAAGCCAAAAAGTACACAATTCCTTTactctttctttcaatttttattttccatatatatatatatatatatacatacatatgtaTTTCTCTTAAAAACATCGAAATCTCTACTGATCTCGGTTAATCGCCGGACTACTCCGCCTCCTCTCCCGCCGCTGGAGAATCTGTAAATCCTTCAACCCCTGCTTCAATCCTCACAAAGtaaataactaataaaaacaaatcagAACCAAgcttgattttatattttgattcaCCTTATGAAGTATTAGGATCTCCACCTTTCCCCATCCACGACCCCACACTGTCCCTCACCATATCCGCCATATTCTTTACCGTCGCTGCAGTGGTGGAGGTTGCTGGGGAGTATCTCTGTGTTCCTTCATTATTATCCTCTCTCCCGAGTCGCTGAGTCAACTCCTCGGACTCTGTTACCTTTCCTTTGGGCTGATTTTCTCCAGCTTTCACTACCTTCTCTTTACTTGTGTTGTAAGCCTCCGATATCACCTCTGAAAGTGCTTTGTCTTCCTCCCCTGGCTTCAGCTTCTCTGTCACTGCTAAAGCTATCTTCCTTCCATACTCCAATGGCGAAGAAGAGTTGGTGTCTGTGTTTTCCTCTGCTTTACTCCGCATGGATGAACCCACGCCTGAGATCTTTTCCCCGGAGCTTCTCTGATTTCCTTCGTCTATCCCACTAGCTAAGCCGGGACGGGTCTGTACGTCTTCGTTGTTGAGCTTCATTCTTGCAAATGAATCGAATGTCTGAGAATCCCCTGTTTCTTCGTTCCCTGTTCCACCGCAACACATTCATAAAGATCAAACGGCAAGAAAGAAACTGCTATTGTAGAtgtgaagattgttgggaggatGATTATCGATTTGTTATCCATTAGGAAtaaattgttaggatcgataccagttgttaggatcgcacaacaacgcacacgctcgatctagatgaacacaaagagaaggatagagagaagttgcaaggagaactctggctaaaaggattttttattgatgacttcaggcatgtacaacaagagagtacagagaatagaaaagtacatttaagagctttactggacgggatatatatatggttcagtctactaaatatagctttaccagatttaaccatctactatatatagctatgtaccatatatagctttaccggatatagccattgaccaagctataaatacagggagcagactccataactcaacaattctcccacttggagactgatcctacaccataccaattagggctttgcatagctttaattttccaacatcaacacattttgtcaacatgtctgctggattctttgcaccctctatcttctccaaacacatatcgccttcttccactaacctgcgagtgaaatggtaccgtcttctaatgtgttttgttcttgaatgatagactgggtttttcaccaactgtatggcactctgactatctgtataaaggatcttcttgcactgcttccggcctaattcttctagatagtctgtcatccatatcatctcctttccagcttcagctatggccacgtactcagcttcagtagatgaaagagcaacgcatttctgaagcttagacatccaactcactgctgttccatctatagtgtagatatacccagatgtgctcttgctggagtctacatctccactcagatcagcatccacaaaaccttgcagaactactttgccattgccataacaaagtgtagtattggatgtacctctcagatatcttagaagccacttcacagcttcccaatgttccttccctggatttgccatgtacttgctaacaactcccactgcatgtgttatgtcaggtctagtgcagaccatagcatacatcaaactcccaactgcagaagcgtacggaactgatgccatgtgctcacgttcctcaactgtcttgggagattgcccctttgacaatttaatatgatttgccaagggggtagtcctgggtttagcgttattcatcttgaatttggacaacaccttctcaatgtactgctcttgggatagatttaatgtgccagcagatctatctcgagaaatcctcatcccaaggatctgcttcgctgcacctaaatctttcatctcaaatactgaagacaagcttgccttcaggtggtttatctccctcatacttgatccagcaattagtatatcatccacatacaggagtagaaacacataagaatcagtgtatttcttgaggtagcaacactgatccttttcacttctgtggaaaccactcttgctcatgaaggagtcaaacttcttgtaccattgtctcggtgcttgtttcagtccatacaagctcttattgagcttacacaccatgtgctccttgcttggagctgcaaatccttcgggttgttgcatatagatctcctcgtctagatctccatgtaaaaatgccgtttttacatccatttgctcaaggtgcaaattctccgatgcaacaatactcagtagaattcggatagtagttaatttcacaactggagaaaagatctcagcataatcaatgccttttctttgtgaatatcctttaactactaaccgagccttaaacctccttctgccatctggttcaaccttgattttgaacacccatttgttcaacagagctctctttcctgtaggcaactcagtcagcacccacgtattattcctttcaagtgagctcatctcatcatccatggcttgctcccacttagttgaatcttccacttgtagggcctcatcaaaggactctggttctccttcgtcagtcagcaacagatagtgtaatgaggttgaatatctgtctggtgctctggtagttctggatgatcttctcaacacctgttcaggtgcaacttgctccacgtctggttcttcagcaataggatcagccacgtctggttcttcagcaataggatcaggagtttcttgagcttctgttgtaccatcactgtgtgaattttcttgccactcaaattcaactcccacttgcttcgtagtctcagagtttatcttctctctgtccttgtacatgacattttcatcaaaggtcacatcacagtgtcttaggatcttcatatttttctcatcccaaaacctatacccgaacatgtcagagccatagcctatgaagtagcatttcacagccttagcatcaagcttatctctcttctctggatcaacatgaacatatgcagtacagccaaaggttctcaagtgagagtacttgagttcttttcctgtccatacttcttcgggcaatttgaacttcaagggtactgacggccctctattaatcaaatatgctgctgtgttcacagcatcagcccagaatgcctttggcaatccagaatgaatcctcatgcttcttgctcgctcattcaaggttctgttcatcctttctgcaataccattttgtcttgccttaccgggaattgttcttattaatctaattccctcagctgcacaaaatgttataaactctgatttgttgtactctcctccattgtcagacctcaggcatttgatcttcaagccggtctgattttcaacttcagctttccacttcttgaaggtggtaaacacatctgacttatgtttcagaaagtaaacccataccttcctgctgaagtcatcgatgaaggtgacgtagtaccttgatccaccaagtgatgaaactggagatggtccccagacgtctgtatggaccatttccaaccgcactttcttcggttctctggcagcctttgtgaaactaactcgtttctgtttgcccataacgcagctctcacaaagacccatatcaacagattttaagccttctaaagctcctttcgcagtgagcatcttcattcctttgacgctcatatgtccaagtctattgtgccatagacttgaattggaagcactctcagcagcagcagtcatgtttatacactctgcagtagtgtataaggttccagattttgtgccacgcgcaacaaccatggcgcccttcacaatcttccaggaactctttccaaactctgctgcatagcctgtgctatccaactgaccaatagagatcaggttcttcttgagaccaggaatgtatctgacatcttgtaatgtccattgatttcctgctggagtttgtatggagacatctccctttccttcaatctccaaggttttattgtcggcaagatacaccttcccgaaatttcctgatttgaaatttcgaaacaattccttacttggagacgaatggaacgatgcacctgaatccaaaatccaggattcagctgggctatccacactaaggattaaaacgtcctcagcatcttctgttgtgtatatagaatcatcatcatcttcagatttatgattctgcttcttctttagctttgtacaatctgtccgaaagtgtccttttcccccacagctccaacacgttacgttgggtttgtttggagattttccccggttctttgattttgaacgcccatgtttgtttgagctctttgatttgcttcttccccttcgatcaacactgagagcattgcctgatgaatctccagtttcccgtttgcgaatactttcgctgagaactacatctcgaatttcatcaaacttcagtttatcagatcctcgggaactgctgattgcggcaacaacagtatcccatgactcgggtaaggatgacatcaaaatcaacgctttaatttcatcttcgaaattaatttccaccgaacccagttgacttatgatcatattgaattcatttatatgatccgcaacacgtccaccttcagacatctgtagattgaacaatctacgcatcaaatacaccttgttcatagccgacggtttttcatacatatttgacagcgccttcatcagatctgacgttgtcttctccttgatgatgttaaacgccacgtttctggatagcgtcaaccggatcatccctaaggcttgtcgatccttgagcttccactgttccgtggtcatggtatccggcttcacccccaacagaggttcgtgaagatctttctggtacagataatcttcaatctgcatcttccagaaaccgaaatcggatccatcgaacttctcaattccaatctttgaactttccatcttcacagatcgtggtgaattttgccttgctctgataccagttgttaggatcgataccagttgttaggatcgcacaacaacgcacacgctcgatctagatgaacacaaagagaaggatagagagaagttgcaaggagaactctggctaaaaggattttttattgatgacttcaggcatgtacaacaagagagtacagagaatagaaaagtacatttaagagctttactggacgggatatatatatggttcagtctactaaatatagctttaccagatttaaccatctactatatatagctatgtaccatatatagctttaccggatatagccattgaccaagctataaatacagggagcagactccataactcaacataAATGCCTaaatctccattggtacgaggcttcTTGAATAAGCCCAAAGAAAATGTaagattatgctcaaagtggataatgtTACCTCTTTTTGTTGGATCCAAAGCTTTGACCTCGGAATTATGAGGAGTGTGAGGGTATGGAGCTTTGTCTTTAGGCGCCTGAGGACCCTCCTCCAACCTCCATGGGGACAAGGACATGGTCGTGTTTGGCTCAACAGCAGAGGGACGGCTTGCCGTTTCTCTTGGAGCCGGAGGAGGCTGATCGTGCACCTCCGTCGGCAATCCAATTCCGACATCTTGTTGCTGCCCTTTTCCGGCCATAGCGCTCCTCATTGCAGCGCCTTCATACACTGCCAAGTAATAGAAGTGGCACCATCAAATATCCTTATAATTTGAGCTATATGTTTCAGGAAGAGAAAGACATACATGGTGCCCCTTGAAGTTCAGGATCCACCACAGCTCCtccaccttcttcttcttcgtgaTCCTCGGGCTCATGGTGATCGTGGCCATGTCCATGCTTAGTGATCGTGTCCTTAATCTTCTTAGCCTTTGCCTTAACTTTCTTCAGCACTGATTTCTTCTCATGATGCTGCccatcttcttccccttccACGCCTACAAAGTTACACATTCCTAACATTATATCTCTACAAATAAGCGAAGATTTAGGGAAAACGGCTGTTTACTTCGGTGAAGTGCGACGTTGTGAGGGTCATGGTGGTGGGCGTGGTGGCGATGAGGCGCCGTTTGCTGGGACTCCATGATGACAGCCGATGATACTCCTGACAGAGAGAAACGTAGAAGATGGGTATGAGACAAAAGgatttaatagaaaatagaGGGGCTGGCCAGCTTCGCATGGGTGTGTGGCAGTTCAAGAAGAAGACACGAAGTGGCGGAGGGTGATAAACACGTATATAGGTATAAGGATCCTTGTCGGACCTATTACCATCCTCGAGTGAACCCACGTTATTATCAAAATATGCCTATAAGATAACTAATCAACGTCTAGTATTTGTCCACGCACATCTTCAATACTTCCCTTTTGTCAAAAGATTATGATATACAATAGATGTTTAGTGTTTTAGAATAAACTTAAACATCCGACCCATGTAAATGGATAGAAGCTAGTTTTGATCTGATTCAATCAGTTTAAATCGATAAGACTAAGTTCTAATAGGATTTTGGTCGTATTAGGCCCGAACGATTTTGACCCATTTATTTGCTAAAGGCTTAgtctattttattaaataaaaaatttggatttttaaaataggcattaaagaatagaaaatgagaaatattaAAGAGgagtaatattttttaaatttctcatCTCCGATAAATAAATCTCATCACTAGAAGGGCATTTTGGTAAAATCGGTAACTATTTAACTTGTAAACAATTTCAGAGATATAAAAATACCCTCGAAGCGCGAAATTCTGTTTACGTGACCGTTTTCCCTCTATCGTGCTGCTCTCAGTCGCTGAAAATGCGAATTCGGTTCCTCCACGTTGATTACTTCGCTCCGGAAAACGAATTCTTCCACCGATTCCCTATATCCTCACCTCGCTTTTTGAAGCCAGTTTCCACCGTCGGCGACCTCCTCTGCTTCGATTTTGTCCCTGAAATCTCTCTCGGAATTGATTGGTTAACGATCGATTCTAATGTCTCCAAGTTCTTTGACGACGTTCTTCCTCGGAGAATCGATGTTGATAGTGGTTGTCTCGGTGCTGGTGGTCAGTCATTGAGGTTCTGAGGTTCTGAGGTTCCTCGGGAGGATTTTCTCTTCGGAGAGTGTTGAAACTCGATTCCTGGAGGTAAAACTTTTTGCTCAATTAATGCAATTGTTGATTTCAATTCAGATCTCGAGTTAATGTTCTTCACTGCTTGCGGCTGTAAACAATTTCTGTTCATGAGAGGTTGTACgaagtttttgtttaataGCACAGCAAGTTTGATTGAATTGACGAGCGCTCTTTACTTAAATTCTAGCGATTCTCAAGTTTATCATAGAATATTCTTCAGAGGCTTTCCTCATTTCTGGATTAGATACATAGTCCTTTtctcaaacaaattaaacGAAGCCATTTCTTCAAGTGATGCCAATCTTTAAGGacacaaaccaaaaaaaaattgcaaaatcGAACGGATTGGATATATTTTCACCTATACATTTGTAACTAGAACACACTGTCAATTTCTAGGAAGTGTTTGtataaaatttttggaagTGGTGATTTATGCTTTGATATTTCAAACTCTTTAACTAGCAAGGAGCTACTCTGCCGCTGTGATGTCGTGACCATGGCAGAGAAACCAAAGCACAGGGGGATGTGTTTAAACACCTTACCATGACAATCTTGGAATTTGGGTAAGTTCCTTACTCAAATTCCGTAAGATAGTGTCCCAAGTTTGGAAACTCATTCAATACTCCAGCCAAACGCATTatgtcaatattttttagaatgaaCTTCTACAGACGGGTCAAGATGTGTAGGCTGAATTACTTAAAAGGCACAGCTCTCTTCATAAAACGATATTGGAATCATGATTTCAATTAACATCTTtatgaaaccctaatctcgaTCGGAGACTCAAAAACATAATAGAGACTATGATTATACTCTTTATCTAATTGTTACCAGTGACTTTCTGAACCCTGCAGATTGCAAGCCAGTTAGCTGCTAACTTCGTGAAAACATTTCTGGAATACAAGTTCCTCCTATCGGCAACTAGGTGATGTAAGTTTGAGGGTTGAAAAAAATGAGCTTGTCCcccaaaagaaataaaaatagacaATGAGAAAATAATCTTCTGACAACACATATCTATACTTGTGAAGTGATTTCGAATGATGGTATTCCGAGTTTTCTGGTTAAGTACTCGATATTTTCGTGCTAGAGCCATGAATATTCTCAAATAACTTGATCAAGTACCTgataaaatactaatttcttttactatttttcaGGTTTCGCACAGTCATTACAAGTTGTTGTCTTTCGCCTTCTACTTCTGCAAATTTGAGACTTATTTCTGAGTatctctcttccatttcctTCAGTTCTCTTTCCATAGTTTGGTTCCTCTCCTTTAGGGAAGACATCTCCTTAAGGAGATCAATATTACAGTCCTCAGTACCTTTCCCAGCAGTTGACGATTTCAGTTCCTTATTTGATGAGTTAGAGTCCACTTTCCTGCAAAGCATAATTAAcaattacatatttaaataaaaagctCTTATAACACCCAAAAATATAAGGAAATAATGAAATGAACATGCTTCTGAATGTGCACTTTTCTGGCAGTATATATTCACAATTATACATGGTTATTTGGGTTTGGAAACATTAATGCATGGAGatgtttattattatgacAACTGACAAGAAAGATAGGCTTCAAGTTTAATTGATCGGCAGCTTATACCTTCCACAAAGTGCTTCATGTACATTGCTCTGGTTCgctttctcttctttattACTTGCTATGGTGATACCAGAATGGTTTGTTTCCTATATTTCAAAGATATCTGCAATGTTAGCACAGTCTAGAATATGGATGAAGTGATACAAATGAAACACGAAACAAAGTCTAAAAGGG carries:
- the LOC111794959 gene encoding heavy metal-associated isoprenylated plant protein 39-like → MACGCVTVLHKHNTFTFPPPPFSVLHGFSSYLTKMAQKVVLKVMTMTDDKSKQKAIEAAADIYGVDSIAADLKDQKLTVVGSMDAVAIVKKLKKVGKVDIISVGPAKEEKKEEKKEEKKEEKKEEKK
- the LOC111794960 gene encoding stress-induced protein KIN2-like yields the protein MADSSQSLSYQAGEAKGQAQEKASNLMDKASDTLQSTKESIQEAGQQIAAKAHGAADALKDATTFNK
- the LOC111794958 gene encoding heavy metal-associated isoprenylated plant protein 39-like translates to MACGCVTVLHKHNTFTFPPPPFSVLHGFSSYLTKMAQKVVLKVMTMTDDKSKQKAIEAAADIYGVDSIAADLKDQKLTVVGSMDAVAIVKKLKKVGKVDIISVGPAKEEKKEEKKEEKKEEKKEEKK
- the LOC111794956 gene encoding low-temperature-induced 65 kDa protein-like, which codes for MESQQTAPHRHHAHHHDPHNVALHRSVEGEEDGQHHEKKSVLKKVKAKAKKIKDTITKHGHGHDHHEPEDHEEEEGGGAVVDPELQGAPLYEGAAMRSAMAGKGQQQDVGIGLPTEVHDQPPPAPRETASRPSAVEPNTTMSLSPWRLEEGPQAPKDKAPYPHTPHNSEVKALDPTKRGNEETGDSQTFDSFARMKLNNEDVQTRPGLASGIDEGNQRSSGEKISGVGSSMRSKAEENTDTNSSSPLEYGRKIALAVTEKLKPGEEDKALSEVISEAYNTSKEKVVKAGENQPKGKVTESEELTQRLGREDNNEGTQRYSPATSTTAATVKNMADMVRDSVGSWMGKGGDPNTS